A genomic stretch from Synergistaceae bacterium includes:
- a CDS encoding LuxR family transcriptional regulator, with the protein TEIALLLATELDRSEILLRCGITNNTLKSHIRRIYRKLDVKKRSEIVSRLSV; encoded by the coding sequence GACGGAGATAGCCCTGCTCCTGGCGACGGAACTGGATAGGAGCGAGATACTGCTTCGGTGCGGTATAACCAACAACACCCTGAAATCGCACATACGCCGCATCTACCGTAAACTGGACGTGAAGAAGAGAAGCGAGATAGTCTCCAGGCTTTCGGTATAG